One Triticum dicoccoides isolate Atlit2015 ecotype Zavitan chromosome 5B, WEW_v2.0, whole genome shotgun sequence genomic window carries:
- the LOC119308283 gene encoding AT-hook motif nuclear-localized protein 7-like, translating into MEGRVGIAVAGGHEAGLGLFRADVSMAEPQGAAKVEYRSSPSSPSTSPTPSPPQASAGHGGGYAAATPHAWSFGGEQEKPSEASAGDKGNGNGMQMAGDGEQVAGLSSGRRRGRPRGSGRRQILATLGEWYALSAGGSFTPHVIIVPAREDVAARIMSFSQRGPRSVCILAASGTISNVAFNKPGSSGSSDSTFTYEGLFEILQLTGSFTMAEEGGRKRTGGLSVSLAGPDGRVIGGVVAGMLRAATPIQVIVGSFLPNSLKQHQRRMGLHPQPSAVPALPVADAPPPVLTAAMPISQAAPSNGRHGPPVPMAPLQVHANVEHTATTGPMNLNSSSAGFTMVGWPVGAQPIMGHRPSPDINLCLTPQE; encoded by the exons ATGGAGGGGAGGGTGGGCATTGCGGTGGCAGGTGGCCATGAAGCCGGTCTCGGCCTGTTCAGAGCAGATGTTTCCATGGCGGAGCCGCAAGGAGCAGCCAAGGTGGAGTACCGCTCCTCTCCCTCCTCGCCGTCGACCTCCCCGACGCCGTCCCCGCCGCAGGCCTCGGCTGGCCACGGAGGAGGGTACGCGGCAGCGACGCCGCATGCGTGGAGCTTCGGCGGTGAGCAGGAAAAGCCGAGCGAGGCCAGCGCGGGGGACAAGGGCAACGGCAACGGCATGCAGATGGCGGGTGACGGCGAGCAGGTGGCCGGCTTGAGCTCCGGGCGGCGCAGGGGCCGGCCGCGCGGCTCGGGGAGACGACAGATCCTAGCCACCCTAG GGGAATGGTATGCGCTCTCAGCTGGAGGGAGCTTCACACCGCATGTCATCATCGTCCCAGCTAGAGAG GATGTGGCGGCGCGCATAATGTCATTCTCCCAGAGGGGTCCGCGCTCGGTCTGCATCCTCGCTGCCAGTGGGACCATCTCCAATGTGGCATTCAACAAGCCTGGCTCTTCTGGCTCATCTGATAGCACCTTCACCTACGAG GGCCTGTTTGAGATTCTTCAGCTGACTGGCTCCTTTACAATGGCCGAGGAGGGTGGCCGGAAGAGGACCGGTGGGCTCAGTGTGTCACTTGCTGGCCCCGATGGTCGTGTCATTGGCGGAGTAGTCGCCGGTATGCTGCGTGCTGCCACTCCAATCCAG GTGATTGTGGGGAGCTTCCTACCAAACAGTCTGAAGCAGCATCAGAGGAGGATGGGCCTGCACCCGCAACCATCTGCCGTTCCGGCGCTGCCGGTGGCTGACGCCCCTCCTCCGGTGCTCACAGCTGCAATGCCCATCTCTCAGGCGGCTCCCAGCAATGGTCGCCATGGGCCTCCAGTCCCCATGGCGCCCCTGCAAGTCCATGCCAATGTGGAGCACACTGCAACCACCGGCCCCATGAACCTCAACTCAAGCTCCGCAGGCTTCACCATGGTCGGCTGGCCTGTTGGCGCACAACCCATCATGGGTCACAGGCCTTCCCCTGATATCAACCTCTGCTTGACTCCCCAGGAGTAG